The Anomaloglossus baeobatrachus isolate aAnoBae1 chromosome 10, aAnoBae1.hap1, whole genome shotgun sequence genome has a segment encoding these proteins:
- the PDE3B gene encoding cGMP-inhibited 3',5'-cyclic phosphodiesterase 3B gives MAAQPVLQCENRDIRSNGDRYKMILWDWDFKQWYKPQYQTAGGGNGVDLSVLNEARNLVSELLVDPSLSPQVVSSLRSISSLMGAFSGSCRPKVNPFTPFPGFYPCTEEDDDAVDRGERKFHKGLNSRSSLPTPQLRRSSGASALLPMELAASRWERSNGKRSHPDYSTASSNGPYSSSLLTIPKQRSSSVTLTPHTGARRAGTSPSLSPVCSPAARFCVLPVSRRVSGHR, from the exons ATGATTCTGTGGGACTGGGATTTCAAACAGTGGTACAAGCCCCAATATCAG ACCGCCGGCGGTGGGAATGGCGTGGACCTGTCTGTCCTGAACGAGGCGCGGAATCTGGTGTCGGAGCTGCTGGTGGATCCGTCTCTGTCCCCGCAGGTGGTGTCCTCGCTGCGCAGCATTAGCAGCCTCATGGGGGCGTTCTCGGGCTCCTGCAGACCCAAAGTGAATCCGTTCACCCCCTTCCCCGGCTTTTACCCCTGCACCGAGGAGGACGATGATGCTGTGGACCGAGGCGAGAGGAAGTTCCACAAG GGGTTGAACAGCCGCAGTAGTTTGCCGACCCCTCAGCTACGTCGGAGCTCTGGAGCGTCAGCTCTGCTGCCCATGGAGCTGGCGGCTTCTAGGTGGGAAAGAAGTAACGGGAAGAGATCGCACCCGGATTACAGCACAGCCAG CTCCAATGGCCCGTACAGCTCCAGCCTGCTGACCATCCCCAAGCAGAGGTCGTCCTCCGTGACCCTGACCCCCCACACGGGCGCCCGGAGGGCAG GTACCTCTCCCAGTCTGAGCCCGGTGTGCTCGCCCGCGGCACGGTTCTGTGTTTTGCCGGTCTCCCGTCGAGTTTCCGGACACCGCTGA